The following coding sequences are from one Plectropomus leopardus isolate mb chromosome 10, YSFRI_Pleo_2.0, whole genome shotgun sequence window:
- the gtpbp8 gene encoding GTP-binding protein 8 isoform X2, with protein MFCLRLSLRLQPGTQVGCVSCRSVHKLASLQKVKMLPPKKAQSFLYPFSELEVHLDRSVDRTPFQLFHPSLEDMVKAEKFFVSSPSHKIDYHVSAERMEHIPAMKPPEVCFIGRSNVGKSSLIKALFSLTPEIEVRVSKTPGHTKKMNFFRVGKAFTIVDMPGYGHRAPKDFVDMVEPYLYTRKNLVRTFLLVDGSVGLQKTDLIALEMCEELRCPYVVRATLPRSAAEHRTFFFQRDVRSFQLK; from the exons ACTCAGGTTGGCTGTGTCTCCTGTAGGAGTGTCCACAAACTGGCCTCTCTTCAGAAAGTCAAAATGCTTCCCCCAAAGAAAGCCCAGAGCTTCCTGTACCCCTTCAGTGAGCTGGAGGTCCACCTGGACAG GTCAGTGGACAGGACACCGTTCCAGCTCTTCCATCCCAGTTTAGAAGACATGGTGAAAGCAGAAAAGTTCTTTGTATCTTCTCCATCTCATAAGATTGATTACCACGTCTCTGCAGAGAGGATGGAGCATATACCTGCAATGAAACCTCCAGAG gtgtgtttcatCGGCAGAAGCAACGTAGGCAAGTCGTCCCTCATCAAAGCTCTCTTCTCACTGACTCCCGAGATAGAGGTCCGAGTCTCCAAAACTCCA gGTCACACAAAGAAGATGAATTTTTTCAGAGTTGGCAAAGCGTTCACCATCGTTGACATGCCCGGCTACGGACACAGAGCGCCCAAAGACTTTGTGGATATGGTGGAGCCGTATCTGTACACGAGGAAAAA TCTGGTGAGGACGTTCCTGCTGGTCGACGGCAGTGTGGGTCTGCAGAAGACTGACCTGATCGCCCTGGAGATGTGTGAGGAGCTCAGATGTCCATATGTG GTCAGAGCCACACTGCCACGCTCAGCTGCAGAACAtcgaacattttttttccagcgtGACGTACGCAGTTttcagctaaaataa